AAATGGCGGATAATCCATTTTTCCACAAGAATGGTAAATAGGATTCTACGCGTTCCTGTGGGACATTTTCCGGAAACAATTTATCCTTAAGCGTGCGAATTTGCTGAATGGACTGATCGTGTTTTTGTTTTTCCGCTTTGCGAATTCTTCCTTCTATGCTTTCGATGGACTTCTGTGTTTTTTGCAATTCGCTTAATACGACGGGACGCAAGGTTGCATCGGCTTGTGCAGCTTTTTCGGCGAGTGAATGAAATACTTTTTCTATCTCATTTTTTTCCAGCGAAAAATCCAACTCCACTTCCGATTGTTCATTTAAAAATGAAGCGATGATTTGATCGGCCGACAAAAACAACTGATCCGCTTTAATTTTTAGTTTTTCCATCCGGTTTCTGGTTCCGCCATCCAATAACATCACTGAATTCCTTGGAAACATAACCGGTACCTGAAGTTTAAAATGCGCAAACAATTCCGGCAATTGCACCCAATACGACAATTCTCCGGGTCCGCCAACATAAGCCAAGTTCGGAAGAATTAATTCCTGGTATAAAGGACGCATTAATACATTGGGCGAAAAATTTTCGGGATGCTGACGAAGCTCCGCGTCAATTTCCGATTCTGTCCAGCTTTTGCTTCCGTCGTACTCGGAAAAACTTCCATTTTCATTCACCACAATTCGTTTACGGGAACCGGATTGCAGGTAGAACAAATTAATGGGACGAGGACTAACCTGCGCTTCAAAACCTTTTTTACTCAGGCTTTCATTTACACGTTCAATAAGCGGTAAAGTGGGACGATGAATAATTTCTTCGCGCATGATTTCGGAAAACAATCCTTTTAATTCGGGATGATCACCATCCAGAATAACCAATCCCATTTTTCCGAATAAAGCATCGGTCCATTCGCGCGTTGCTTGTGCCAGGCTTTTGTTTCCTGAATAAGATTTGCGAATCAATTCCATCACTTCAGCCGCATGAGGCAAGGTCCCTTTTAAAGCATCCAACTCATTCAGTAAATCCTGCAAATCATCAATGGAAAAACGTCCAACAGCTCCTTCCTGCGGAGTGTTCCAAATCAGTTCTTTTCCAAATAAATTAAGCGAGGCAATTTCTTCTTTATCATGATCTTCGGTAGCCATCCAGAAAACGGGGACTACATAATTTTCCGATTGTACTTTATTGAGTTGCTCTGCAAGACGAATAGTAGTTAAAATTTTATACATGGAAAATGAGGGTCCGCCCAACAAACAAATCTGGTGACCTGTTGTTACCGTAAACACATTTTCTTCTTTCAGGCGAAGAATATTAGTTTTTACTTCGGGTCGAATTTGTTCTCCATATTGCTGCAATAACACGCGCGAAAGCAGCTCGCGGTGTTCGAACTTTTTTCGACCTGCAATTTTAGATCGGATTTGTTGTTCAAGTTGATTTCCCTCGTTCAGCGATAATCCACTGTAATTTTTCCACAAAGCAGAGAGATGTCCCTGATGCTCCGATAGTAATACTTTTTCCATTAAGACAAAGATAGTAATTTGTCACCCCACAGCGGGTGCCTTTGAAATATTGAAACAATTCCATCAAGCAATTGTTCTTTCCTGTATTTTTGTGCTCTCAATCGAAGGCATGGATTTTCTTCACTCAATACTTGGTCCCGACCTGGAAGCTGCCGGGCTGATCATTTTAAACCTGATTTTAATTGAAAGTTTATTGTCGGTCGATAATGCCGCCGTTCTGGCCACTATGGTGATGGACTTACCCGAAGAGCAACGTGGTCGTGCTTTAAAATGGGGAATTATCGGCGCTTATTTGTTTCGTGGACTTTCCTTATTATTCGCCTCCTGGT
The genomic region above belongs to Flavobacteriales bacterium and contains:
- the bshC gene encoding bacillithiol biosynthesis cysteine-adding enzyme BshC yields the protein MEKVLLSEHQGHLSALWKNYSGLSLNEGNQLEQQIRSKIAGRKKFEHRELLSRVLLQQYGEQIRPEVKTNILRLKEENVFTVTTGHQICLLGGPSFSMYKILTTIRLAEQLNKVQSENYVVPVFWMATEDHDKEEIASLNLFGKELIWNTPQEGAVGRFSIDDLQDLLNELDALKGTLPHAAEVMELIRKSYSGNKSLAQATREWTDALFGKMGLVILDGDHPELKGLFSEIMREEIIHRPTLPLIERVNESLSKKGFEAQVSPRPINLFYLQSGSRKRIVVNENGSFSEYDGSKSWTESEIDAELRQHPENFSPNVLMRPLYQELILPNLAYVGGPGELSYWVQLPELFAHFKLQVPVMFPRNSVMLLDGGTRNRMEKLKIKADQLFLSADQIIASFLNEQSEVELDFSLEKNEIEKVFHSLAEKAAQADATLRPVVLSELQKTQKSIESIEGRIRKAEKQKHDQSIQQIRTLKDKLFPENVPQERVESYLPFLWKNGLSAISEVAQSIDPTDLHYHILFTA